A genomic segment from bacterium encodes:
- the fucU gene encoding L-fucose mutarotase — MLKGISPLLSPELLSVLCRMGHGDEIVLADAHFPGETFGKRVIRADGLAIPVLIDAILPVFELDAYVDAPLVMMAAVSGDKLDPRVEKAYRAAVDRHAPKTPAIARIDRFAFYDRAQSAFAVVMTGELAKYGNIILKKGVTPVG; from the coding sequence ATGTTAAAAGGTATTTCCCCGTTGTTGAGTCCTGAATTGCTATCTGTGTTGTGCCGGATGGGTCATGGGGATGAAATCGTGCTGGCGGATGCACATTTTCCCGGAGAGACGTTTGGGAAGCGTGTCATCCGGGCCGACGGGCTTGCGATTCCGGTTTTAATTGACGCCATATTGCCGGTATTCGAGCTGGACGCTTATGTGGACGCCCCGTTGGTCATGATGGCGGCAGTGTCCGGTGACAAACTTGATCCCCGCGTTGAGAAGGCCTATCGTGCGGCGGTTGACCGGCATGCTCCAAAAACTCCGGCTATCGCTCGAATTGACCGGTTTGCCTTTTATGACCGGGCGCAATCCGCCTTCGCGGTAGTGATGACCGGCGAACTGGCAAAGTATGGAAATATCATCCTCAAAAAGGGTGTGACGCCAGTTGGGTGA
- a CDS encoding SDR family oxidoreductase: MIESGKTYLVMGLLDPNSIAYFIGTTIERFGGKVIYSVQNEIVNKRYLNSSKVLTTEEKNRLDLRFCDVSDESQIESLFSGLGELAGVVHSIAYANPKTCMGNEFHTRSMADVLKSYQISCTSLATISQFAAPHLKTGGAILALSFDTHHVYPQYNWMGVHKAALEALVRALARRHGRDQIRVNAISSGPVATTAASKIPDFEHIGNIWTQSSPIAWDPVEDRQAVANAAAFLLSPLAAKITGQILAVDGGAAIMGGPLMEHERPL; this comes from the coding sequence ATGATAGAATCAGGAAAAACTTATTTGGTTATGGGCTTGCTTGATCCAAACTCCATAGCCTATTTTATTGGCACCACCATTGAACGATTTGGCGGAAAAGTAATCTATTCCGTCCAGAATGAGATCGTCAATAAGCGCTATCTCAACTCCAGCAAAGTTTTAACCACGGAAGAAAAGAATCGCCTCGACCTTCGTTTCTGCGATGTATCTGATGAGTCCCAGATTGAATCACTTTTCTCAGGTCTCGGAGAGCTTGCCGGTGTCGTTCATTCCATCGCTTATGCCAATCCCAAAACCTGCATGGGCAACGAATTCCACACTCGCTCCATGGCCGATGTCCTCAAGTCTTACCAGATCAGTTGCACGTCCCTCGCCACCATCAGTCAATTTGCTGCCCCCCATTTAAAAACCGGTGGTGCTATCCTGGCCCTTTCATTTGATACGCACCATGTCTATCCGCAATATAACTGGATGGGAGTTCACAAGGCTGCTCTCGAAGCGCTGGTTCGCGCCCTGGCCCGCCGTCATGGCCGCGACCAAATTCGAGTCAACGCCATTTCTTCCGGGCCCGTCGCCACAACGGCAGCCAGTAAGATCCCAGACTTTGAACACATCGGCAACATTTGGACACAATCCAGCCCTATCGCATGGGATCCCGTCGAGGATAGGCAAGCCGTCGCCAATGCAGCCGCATTTTTACTCAGTCCGCTGGCAGCAAAGATCACCGGACAAATTCTCGCCGTGGATGGCGGAGCCGCCATCATGGGCGGCCCACTGATGGAGCACGAGCGACCGCTGTGA
- a CDS encoding ABC transporter ATP-binding protein, with protein sequence MLAGARDSAKGSYVIRAVGVKKVYKMGDLETHALRGVTLDVRRGEYMSIMGPSGSGKSTFFNMIGGLDKPTAGKVYIDQVDIAQLDPYELAWLRCRKVGYIFQMFNLIQVMSCLENVMLPMSFAGKDSEEAREKALEILGLVGLAERALHKPAEMSGGQQQRVAIARALANTPDILLADEPTGNLDLKTGEEIIELFKHLRDTLGVTIITATHDLKMLKASDRIVWIEDGNLARVSTPEESGIHLEEVH encoded by the coding sequence ATGCTGGCTGGTGCCCGCGATTCGGCCAAGGGTAGCTATGTCATCCGGGCAGTAGGGGTTAAGAAGGTCTACAAGATGGGGGATTTGGAAACCCATGCCCTCCGCGGTGTAACGCTCGATGTGCGCCGGGGCGAGTATATGTCCATCATGGGGCCGTCCGGATCGGGCAAGTCCACGTTTTTCAACATGATTGGCGGGTTGGACAAACCGACGGCCGGTAAGGTCTATATCGATCAGGTGGACATTGCACAACTGGATCCCTACGAACTGGCCTGGCTGCGATGCCGCAAGGTGGGTTACATTTTCCAGATGTTCAACCTGATCCAGGTGATGTCGTGCCTTGAAAACGTGATGCTGCCGATGTCCTTCGCGGGTAAGGATAGCGAAGAGGCGCGCGAGAAAGCCTTGGAGATTTTGGGCCTGGTGGGCCTGGCGGAAAGAGCGCTACATAAACCGGCCGAAATGTCGGGCGGACAGCAGCAACGTGTGGCGATTGCCCGGGCACTGGCGAACACTCCGGACATTCTGCTGGCCGACGAGCCGACCGGAAACTTGGATTTGAAGACAGGGGAAGAGATTATCGAACTGTTCAAGCACTTGAGGGACACGCTGGGGGTTACGATTATCACGGCCACGCACGACCTCAAGATGCTCAAGGCGTCGGATCGGATTGTATGGATTGAGGATGGCAATCTGGCGCGCGTCTCGACGCCGGAAGAATCTGGAATCCACTTGGAAGAGGTTCATTGA
- a CDS encoding PqqD family protein yields MGFFRKKTIPPKAPVISNPLAVVPLKPDNVEVKKDSQGLIHLKMTPPLKPFKRKVAKWLRYEYSAKLELDEYGTFFYSLVDGEQTLSSIVDAMAQKLGKSRKETAMNVVAFTKSLMTRNMLVLMVPAKIPLRGES; encoded by the coding sequence ATGGGGTTTTTTCGCAAAAAAACGATACCGCCGAAGGCTCCGGTGATCAGCAATCCGCTGGCCGTGGTGCCGTTAAAGCCTGATAACGTTGAAGTTAAAAAAGACAGTCAGGGGCTCATCCACTTAAAGATGACCCCGCCACTCAAGCCGTTTAAACGCAAGGTCGCGAAGTGGTTGCGCTACGAGTATAGCGCGAAGCTCGAATTGGATGAGTATGGTACATTCTTTTATAGTTTGGTGGATGGCGAGCAGACGTTGAGTTCCATTGTCGATGCCATGGCACAGAAGTTGGGTAAGAGCCGAAAAGAGACTGCGATGAACGTAGTCGCCTTTACGAAATCGCTGATGACCCGGAACATGCTGGTCTTGATGGTTCCGGCAAAGATACCCCTGCGAGGAGAATCATGA
- a CDS encoding FtsX-like permease family protein codes for MEQKIGKQIKLPFRRAMQISLRGIRIRFGRSLVTVSGVVLGIAFLMSNLTGQLIKQAIAKERAQRDTVNMMLSLVRAEIGSVSGKKIAVAVCGALSDADRLLLEQVVAAGPESVRGLGFEMNGVTSVPVESLGQEAALLLVLGNAARSELKLSTLSAGMRQRVVLDSVEDRVYADPVDSSVRREPFFGRESDEQIQKAQQQARAERFRTIWIVGISLLVTVLGVANALLMSVTERFREIGTMKCLGALSAFIRTLFLIESSLIGLAGSLVGVVVGALLPMIAYSFAFRFGLVFGSMPYGTLFISAAGAVVVGTLLAVLAAIYPARFASRMVPASALRSTV; via the coding sequence ATGGAACAAAAAATTGGAAAACAAATCAAACTGCCCTTCCGGCGGGCGATGCAGATCTCTCTCAGGGGGATTCGGATCCGTTTCGGACGGTCATTGGTGACGGTTTCCGGCGTGGTGCTGGGAATAGCCTTTCTCATGAGCAATCTGACCGGGCAGTTGATCAAGCAGGCGATTGCCAAGGAACGGGCCCAGCGGGATACGGTCAATATGATGCTTTCGCTCGTACGGGCGGAGATCGGGTCGGTGTCGGGGAAGAAAATCGCCGTGGCAGTCTGTGGTGCCCTGAGCGATGCGGATCGGTTGCTGCTTGAGCAAGTGGTGGCAGCCGGGCCCGAATCGGTGCGCGGATTGGGTTTTGAAATGAATGGTGTTACATCGGTTCCGGTCGAGAGTTTGGGGCAGGAGGCGGCGCTGTTGTTGGTGCTGGGGAATGCAGCAAGGAGTGAACTTAAGCTCTCCACGTTGTCGGCCGGGATGAGGCAGCGCGTGGTGCTCGATTCAGTGGAAGACCGTGTTTACGCCGATCCTGTCGACTCGTCCGTAAGGCGCGAGCCGTTCTTTGGCAGGGAGAGTGATGAGCAGATCCAGAAGGCGCAACAGCAGGCGCGTGCGGAGCGGTTCCGTACAATCTGGATTGTGGGCATTTCGTTGTTGGTCACGGTGTTGGGAGTGGCGAATGCACTGTTGATGTCGGTAACGGAGCGTTTCCGTGAAATTGGTACCATGAAATGTCTGGGTGCCTTATCGGCCTTTATCAGGACGCTCTTTTTAATTGAGAGTTCATTGATCGGGTTGGCTGGCTCGCTGGTTGGGGTGGTGGTTGGCGCTCTGCTGCCGATGATTGCGTATAGCTTTGCGTTCCGTTTCGGACTGGTATTCGGTTCCATGCCATATGGGACGCTCTTTATTTCGGCGGCGGGGGCGGTCGTGGTGGGGACGTTGTTGGCAGTTCTCGCGGCGATCTATCCGGCTCGATTCGCTTCACGAATGGTGCCGGCCTCAGCGTTAAGGAGTACGGTATGA
- a CDS encoding peptidylprolyl isomerase → MLKNLMIVCVCGGVVTALSSGCNKSAEGDAKAPAPKVEKAVVELKNSGDKPTAPVLDPALVLVDVGGTKLTVAEADRQVMTMLGSKADQIPPAQMEALMGRFRQQAVQGFVVRTLLSQEADKRKFTVSDKDVDAELELIKTRLPEGKKLEEILKSENMTEKQLRADLTAKLRIDMLLKAEVPTNSVVTDEEIAKFYNEQKERFLQPETVQARHILIKLDATDDAKAKEAKKAKIEALRKQLVEGADFTKIALANSDCPSKERGGDLGSFPRGQMVKEFEEAAFNQATNAIGPVVETQFGYHIIQVMEHETAKTNSLEEVKPKLAEHLKQKQQMEIFEKLIEKLKKNTKIIQSDVLKQAPEMPMMDAQ, encoded by the coding sequence ATGTTGAAAAACTTGATGATCGTCTGTGTGTGTGGTGGGGTTGTGACAGCTTTGAGCTCTGGGTGTAATAAGTCAGCTGAAGGAGATGCCAAGGCGCCTGCTCCCAAGGTTGAGAAAGCGGTGGTCGAACTGAAGAATTCGGGTGATAAACCTACGGCGCCTGTGTTAGATCCTGCTTTGGTTTTGGTTGATGTGGGGGGTACAAAATTGACGGTGGCTGAAGCAGATCGCCAAGTGATGACGATGTTGGGTTCAAAAGCGGATCAGATTCCTCCTGCCCAGATGGAGGCGCTCATGGGGCGTTTTCGGCAGCAGGCCGTGCAGGGATTTGTCGTCCGTACGTTGTTGAGCCAGGAGGCTGATAAGCGGAAGTTTACCGTTTCGGATAAGGATGTGGATGCAGAATTGGAGCTGATTAAAACCCGTTTGCCGGAGGGGAAAAAGCTTGAGGAAATTCTGAAATCGGAAAATATGACGGAAAAACAGCTTCGTGCTGATCTTACCGCCAAACTCCGTATTGATATGTTGTTGAAGGCGGAAGTGCCGACCAATAGCGTCGTTACTGATGAGGAAATCGCCAAGTTTTATAATGAGCAAAAAGAGCGCTTTTTGCAGCCAGAGACGGTGCAGGCGCGGCACATCCTGATCAAACTGGATGCCACGGATGACGCCAAGGCCAAGGAGGCCAAGAAGGCCAAGATCGAAGCTCTTCGTAAGCAGTTGGTTGAGGGTGCTGATTTCACCAAGATCGCATTGGCGAATTCAGATTGCCCCAGCAAAGAGCGTGGTGGCGATCTTGGTTCCTTCCCCCGGGGGCAGATGGTCAAAGAGTTCGAGGAGGCAGCCTTCAATCAGGCTACCAATGCGATTGGTCCTGTGGTGGAGACTCAGTTTGGGTATCACATCATTCAGGTGATGGAGCACGAAACGGCTAAGACCAACTCGTTGGAAGAAGTGAAGCCGAAATTGGCTGAACACCTGAAGCAGAAACAGCAGATGGAAATCTTTGAAAAGTTGATTGAAAAACTTAAGAAAAATACCAAGATCATCCAGTCTGACGTTTTAAAGCAGGCTCCGGAAATGCCGATGATGGACGCTCAATAA
- a CDS encoding response regulator: MNTERILLIDDEPSLQLTVGDQLRMEGYEVMGATTGDEALQILRQRPPDLIILDISMPGMSGLTLLKKLSDPDGKPRYPILVFTARANMEPFFSTMGVEGFLSKTSDPSLLISEVKRILQKTKKTLSPSTHAEPGKKKSIIILEDNPLLSKRMETSFIAAGYNAVAILDSRFLAETITSRAPSIILIKAILSGTTGSTIAAALIDFPDAKGIPIILFDGTGVYQQGNKFINVDRFVPSSNPADLLKTIAGMIG, encoded by the coding sequence ATGAACACCGAGCGTATTCTTTTAATTGATGACGAACCCAGCCTGCAGCTCACTGTTGGCGATCAGTTACGCATGGAGGGTTATGAAGTGATGGGCGCCACCACAGGTGATGAAGCCCTGCAAATTTTGCGCCAGAGGCCGCCCGATCTCATCATTCTGGATATCAGTATGCCGGGCATGTCTGGACTGACTCTACTTAAAAAATTATCAGACCCTGACGGGAAACCCCGTTACCCGATATTGGTGTTTACCGCGCGCGCCAACATGGAACCCTTCTTCAGTACCATGGGCGTGGAGGGGTTCCTATCCAAAACCAGCGATCCCTCTCTCTTAATATCTGAAGTCAAGCGAATTCTCCAGAAAACCAAAAAAACGCTTTCCCCCAGCACCCACGCGGAACCGGGAAAGAAAAAGTCGATCATCATTCTGGAAGACAACCCATTATTGAGCAAGCGAATGGAGACCTCTTTTATTGCTGCAGGGTACAACGCGGTTGCCATTCTGGACAGCCGGTTTCTGGCGGAAACCATCACATCACGCGCCCCCTCCATAATCCTGATCAAGGCCATTCTCAGTGGGACCACCGGCAGCACCATCGCCGCCGCCCTCATCGATTTTCCAGATGCCAAGGGAATTCCCATCATTTTATTTGACGGCACCGGCGTCTATCAACAAGGCAATAAATTCATTAATGTCGACCGGTTTGTTCCATCAAGTAACCCCGCCGATCTCCTGAAAACAATAGCAGGAATGATTGGATAA
- a CDS encoding ATP-binding protein — MNKANYKVLPLRENSTPPSELHSAEFLDAMSALQKEIDQREMVDQRLREAEERYRIIFEQAMDAIILIDPVSAAFLQFNSQACRQLGYTAEEFSHLTLFDIDAQEGRTQLTAHLSRILAHGAETFETVHKSKSGDLRNSLVSARPILLSGTKYLLAIFHDFTERKQIENELRAAVIHLEKNSQAKSEFVANVSHELRTPITSMMYGVRNLLKGFAGPLPDHAIRYLKLFDTECQRLVATINDILDLGKLDNQTLSLSPITAPARHLILRCIETFRPQTETAQISIKMVFDPGCLFIRCDAGMIQRVLHNILGNAVKFTPRGGTIRVELSPDPEIERFARITVTDSGLGIPPEAMPHITERYFKANNQASGSGLGLAISKDIVLLHGGKLTMMSPPEGLTHGAAISISLPLAEPPVILIVDNDAAILALLKQHLTNQGYRIISAESGQEAILMAEAHRPALVLLDLILEDIHGTTVILTLKSSHTLSYTPIIAVTGATLDEATTDILARFTIPTVAKPWKIGELMDTIETALLGLTAFQAPQIKEPHR, encoded by the coding sequence GTGAATAAGGCGAATTATAAAGTGCTACCCCTTCGTGAAAATTCCACCCCCCCCTCAGAACTCCATTCCGCAGAGTTCTTAGACGCCATGTCTGCCCTGCAAAAGGAAATCGACCAGCGTGAAATGGTTGATCAACGACTACGCGAAGCAGAGGAGCGTTACCGGATCATTTTTGAACAGGCCATGGATGCCATCATTCTCATTGACCCCGTTTCAGCCGCTTTTCTGCAATTCAACAGTCAGGCTTGCCGCCAACTCGGGTACACGGCAGAGGAATTTAGCCACCTGACCCTATTCGATATCGACGCTCAGGAGGGCCGCACTCAGCTGACCGCCCATCTCAGCCGGATTCTGGCCCACGGGGCCGAAACGTTTGAAACCGTTCATAAATCAAAATCCGGAGACCTCCGGAACAGCCTCGTTAGCGCACGCCCCATCCTCCTGAGCGGCACCAAGTACCTGCTGGCCATTTTCCATGACTTTACCGAACGTAAACAAATTGAGAACGAGTTGCGCGCAGCCGTCATTCATCTGGAAAAGAACAGTCAGGCCAAGTCGGAATTCGTTGCCAATGTTTCACATGAGCTCAGAACCCCTATCACCTCCATGATGTACGGTGTCCGGAACCTGCTTAAAGGTTTCGCTGGCCCTCTCCCTGATCACGCCATCCGCTACCTGAAGCTCTTCGATACTGAATGCCAACGTCTCGTCGCTACCATCAACGACATTCTAGATCTAGGCAAACTTGATAACCAAACTCTGAGTCTATCGCCCATCACAGCCCCCGCCAGGCACTTGATTTTACGCTGCATCGAGACCTTCAGACCTCAAACCGAGACCGCTCAAATCTCCATAAAAATGGTATTTGACCCCGGCTGCCTCTTTATCCGCTGTGATGCCGGTATGATCCAGCGTGTCCTTCATAATATTCTCGGTAATGCCGTTAAATTTACCCCTAGAGGCGGCACGATTCGCGTGGAATTGTCGCCCGATCCCGAGATCGAACGCTTTGCCAGGATCACTGTGACAGATAGCGGCCTCGGAATTCCACCCGAAGCCATGCCCCATATCACTGAACGTTATTTCAAAGCCAATAATCAGGCCTCCGGATCTGGGCTGGGCCTTGCCATTTCAAAAGATATCGTTCTGCTCCATGGCGGTAAACTTACGATGATGAGCCCCCCCGAGGGACTAACCCATGGCGCGGCCATATCCATCAGCCTCCCTCTCGCCGAACCTCCAGTTATACTCATCGTTGACAATGATGCGGCAATCCTGGCGCTTTTAAAGCAGCATCTCACCAATCAAGGTTATCGGATCATTTCCGCCGAAAGCGGCCAAGAGGCCATCCTCATGGCAGAAGCACATCGACCTGCACTGGTTTTGCTTGACCTGATTTTAGAAGATATTCACGGCACAACTGTAATTTTGACACTAAAAAGCTCTCACACCCTCTCTTACACCCCGATCATCGCCGTAACCGGTGCCACTCTTGATGAGGCCACCACCGATATTCTGGCTCGTTTCACAATTCCAACCGTAGCTAAACCCTGGAAAATCGGAGAGTTAATGGATACCATTGAAACCGCCCTTCTGGGCCTGACAGCTTTCCAAGCACCTCAAATTAAGGAGCCCCATCGATGA
- a CDS encoding peptide transporter yields the protein MSEVKNRGSMDQELEIYRSVLETPKEFKNGFTWVSVAGAFFCGLLMMPGSIYLGLMTGGGIAAAWVTLIIFSEVCRRAMRTLSQQELVILLVVAGAMAAGGPFAGLVWRQYLVQSDAVRDIGLLGKFPAWFAPQPTSDAILSRNFFDAAWITPVLLILFMTIIGRFTSYTLGYIFFRLTSDVERLPFPFAGIAAQGAMALSESGERKTTWKWKMFSLGAILGIVFGIIQIGIPLVTGSLLAKPVQIIPLPWYDMTTMTQSLLPATPTGLIIDLGLVITGMIIPFWALVGTGAAILLTLVMNPLLHHLGVLTRWQPGMDTVATTFANSIDFWMSFTMGVTAAIAVISIFQTGRDLFRKGREMKARRAAEGPVAHPQNLWDTPPGRGDFSLWIAAGVYVVCASIVVWLCHVLVPGFPVIFLIFFTFFYTPLISYINARLIGIVGQNVEIPFVREAAFILSGYKGVEIWLAPIPVENFGGMAQSFRTNELTGTNFWSFVKADCLVTPLTFILSFVFWAFIWHSSAIPSDLYPFAQKMWDLQAKNTVLLYSATLDTGGAQPLFFQALHPWVIAGSFSFGVIGFALLSAFSLPVMTVYGFVQGVGNMPHAFVAMIIGGLIGKFYFHKRFGQKRFLEITPVVVAGYGTGIGLIALIGVAINLIVSAVSSSRF from the coding sequence TTTACCTGGGCCTGATGACCGGCGGTGGGATTGCGGCGGCGTGGGTGACCCTGATCATTTTTTCTGAGGTTTGCCGGCGCGCCATGCGGACGTTGAGCCAGCAGGAGTTGGTGATTCTCCTCGTGGTGGCGGGAGCCATGGCGGCAGGCGGACCGTTTGCGGGCCTCGTCTGGCGGCAGTATTTAGTCCAGAGTGATGCGGTGCGGGACATCGGGTTGCTCGGGAAATTTCCAGCGTGGTTTGCTCCGCAACCAACCTCGGATGCCATCCTGAGCCGTAATTTCTTTGATGCCGCCTGGATTACCCCCGTCCTGCTAATCCTGTTCATGACCATCATCGGGCGGTTCACAAGTTACACGCTGGGCTATATCTTCTTCCGGCTGACATCGGATGTGGAGCGTCTGCCGTTTCCCTTTGCCGGGATCGCGGCCCAGGGGGCGATGGCGCTGTCCGAGTCCGGAGAACGCAAAACGACGTGGAAATGGAAAATGTTTTCGCTGGGAGCCATTCTCGGGATTGTTTTTGGGATTATCCAGATCGGGATACCGCTGGTGACGGGGTCGCTCTTGGCCAAGCCGGTCCAGATTATTCCTTTGCCATGGTATGACATGACCACCATGACTCAGAGCCTGCTGCCTGCCACGCCCACGGGGCTCATCATCGATCTGGGTCTGGTGATTACGGGAATGATCATTCCCTTCTGGGCGTTGGTCGGGACGGGTGCCGCCATTCTCCTGACGCTGGTGATGAATCCACTGCTGCACCACCTGGGGGTGCTCACGCGCTGGCAACCTGGCATGGATACGGTGGCCACGACGTTCGCGAATTCCATCGATTTCTGGATGAGTTTCACGATGGGGGTGACGGCCGCTATTGCGGTCATCTCGATTTTTCAGACTGGGCGGGATCTGTTCCGCAAGGGGCGGGAGATGAAGGCGCGTCGCGCCGCGGAAGGACCGGTTGCACATCCACAGAACCTGTGGGATACGCCTCCGGGACGAGGCGATTTCTCCCTGTGGATTGCGGCTGGTGTTTATGTGGTGTGCGCCTCCATCGTGGTATGGCTGTGTCATGTTCTGGTGCCGGGTTTTCCGGTCATTTTCCTCATCTTTTTCACGTTCTTCTACACCCCGCTCATCTCTTACATCAATGCGAGGTTGATCGGGATTGTCGGTCAGAATGTGGAAATTCCTTTTGTGCGTGAGGCGGCTTTCATTTTGTCGGGTTACAAGGGCGTTGAAATCTGGTTAGCCCCGATCCCGGTCGAGAACTTTGGCGGCATGGCCCAGTCCTTCCGGACGAACGAATTGACCGGGACCAATTTCTGGTCCTTCGTCAAGGCCGACTGCCTGGTCACGCCGTTGACGTTCATCTTGAGTTTTGTCTTCTGGGCGTTTATCTGGCATTCGAGTGCGATCCCCTCCGATTTGTACCCGTTTGCCCAGAAGATGTGGGATCTGCAAGCCAAGAATACTGTTTTACTTTACTCGGCTACCTTGGATACGGGGGGGGCGCAACCCCTGTTTTTCCAGGCCCTTCATCCTTGGGTGATTGCCGGTTCCTTCTCCTTCGGGGTCATTGGGTTTGCACTGCTCTCGGCGTTCAGTCTGCCGGTGATGACCGTGTATGGGTTTGTGCAGGGAGTGGGAAATATGCCGCATGCGTTCGTGGCGATGATTATCGGAGGACTGATCGGGAAGTTCTACTTCCATAAGCGATTTGGGCAGAAACGTTTTCTTGAAATTACGCCTGTAGTGGTGGCGGGCTATGGCACGGGAATCGGCTTGATAGCCCTGATTGGTGTGGCCATCAATCTGATTGTTTCGGCCGTGTCGTCTTCTAGGTTTTGA
- a CDS encoding carbohydrate kinase family protein, with translation MTQKTGITAAGNWIVDRVKRVDCLPARGMLANIKDQTFSPGGAPANVLNDLARLQVSYRLAGLGVVGNDADGQYLRRVFSELGVDIAGLEVTDSAPTSFTDVMNDETTGDRVFFHNRGANALFSPPHVDIHHLDCRIFHLGYLLLLDAMDQTDPVYGTVAAGLLRQVQAAGILTSLDVVSEESDRFAQLVPPALKYVDYLILNEIETARAVGLKVRDEQRNLDGAALIEAVERLYEFGNMKLVAVHMPEGVYMRDQAGRRYSRGSLVLPEGYIAGAVGAGDAFCAGMLHGLHEDWDVLEIAGLASCCAAASLSRPGASEGVQPLEETLHLAKRFGERKPPVLI, from the coding sequence ATGACTCAAAAAACCGGAATAACGGCGGCGGGGAATTGGATTGTCGATCGGGTGAAGCGGGTGGATTGCCTTCCCGCCCGCGGGATGCTGGCCAATATCAAGGATCAAACCTTTAGTCCCGGCGGGGCTCCTGCCAACGTCCTTAATGATCTGGCGCGGCTTCAGGTGTCATATCGGCTGGCTGGCCTGGGAGTGGTTGGCAATGACGCTGACGGTCAGTATCTGCGTCGTGTGTTCTCGGAATTGGGAGTGGATATCGCCGGGTTAGAGGTGACGGACTCCGCTCCGACCTCTTTCACGGACGTGATGAACGATGAGACCACGGGGGATCGTGTGTTTTTCCATAATCGTGGCGCGAACGCCCTGTTCAGTCCCCCGCATGTGGATATCCATCACCTGGATTGCCGGATTTTTCACCTGGGTTATCTTTTGTTGTTAGACGCCATGGATCAGACCGATCCTGTATATGGGACAGTGGCGGCGGGTTTGCTCAGACAGGTTCAGGCAGCGGGAATCCTGACCAGTTTGGATGTGGTGAGTGAGGAAAGTGACCGGTTTGCCCAGCTTGTGCCGCCCGCCCTGAAATATGTGGATTATCTGATCCTCAATGAAATCGAAACGGCCAGGGCAGTGGGGCTTAAGGTGCGGGATGAGCAGCGGAATCTTGATGGGGCCGCATTGATTGAAGCCGTGGAGCGGTTGTATGAATTTGGAAACATGAAACTCGTGGCGGTGCACATGCCGGAAGGGGTTTACATGCGCGATCAAGCCGGGCGGCGTTATTCAAGGGGCTCTCTGGTGTTGCCGGAAGGGTATATTGCTGGTGCCGTCGGTGCGGGTGACGCTTTTTGTGCGGGAATGTTACATGGCCTGCATGAAGATTGGGATGTGTTGGAGATCGCTGGTTTGGCAAGTTGCTGTGCGGCGGCGAGTTTGTCGCGCCCGGGTGCCTCAGAAGGAGTCCAGCCCCTGGAAGAGACTCTTCATTTGGCCAAACGGTTTGGCGAACGTAAGCCGCCAGTATTAATTTAA
- a CDS encoding ABC transporter ATP-binding protein: protein MSEIEIIAKATNVTRKYTMGKESVWALNGVSLDIYKGEYLSIMGPSGSGKSTFFNMIGALDFPTTGVIEFMGADLFSLPEEQQAWIRCNKIGYIFQTFNLVTVMTALENVALPAVLRGDSPEEATEHARKVLEIVGLGHRLDHLPMQLSGGQQQRVAIARALVNQPSVILADEPTGNLDSKTGLEIIELLCRLQREQNVTIITATHDARMIAVSDRVIWIRDGKLERIALRNELNVEVGGLKN from the coding sequence ATGAGTGAGATTGAGATTATTGCCAAAGCGACGAATGTCACCCGGAAATACACGATGGGCAAGGAGTCTGTATGGGCCTTGAACGGGGTCTCCCTTGACATTTATAAGGGTGAATATCTTTCCATTATGGGGCCGTCGGGGTCTGGTAAATCCACTTTCTTTAACATGATTGGGGCATTGGATTTCCCGACAACCGGTGTGATTGAGTTCATGGGGGCGGATTTGTTCTCACTGCCAGAAGAGCAGCAAGCGTGGATCCGTTGTAACAAAATTGGTTATATATTCCAGACCTTCAATCTGGTCACGGTGATGACGGCGCTTGAGAATGTTGCGTTACCTGCCGTATTGCGGGGTGACTCGCCGGAAGAAGCCACGGAACATGCCCGTAAGGTGCTGGAAATCGTGGGGTTGGGGCATCGTTTGGATCATTTGCCCATGCAGTTGTCCGGCGGACAGCAGCAACGTGTGGCCATTGCCCGTGCCCTGGTGAACCAGCCGTCGGTGATTCTTGCGGATGAGCCTACTGGAAACCTGGACAGCAAGACAGGGCTGGAAATTATTGAATTATTGTGCCGGTTGCAGCGAGAACAGAATGTGACTATTATCACCGCCACTCACGATGCACGGATGATCGCGGTATCTGATCGTGTGATCTGGATTCGTGATGGCAAACTCGAGCGGATCGCCTTGCGTAATGAATTGAATGTAGAGGTGGGCGGTTTGAAGAATTAA